Below is a window of Candidatus Aminicenantes bacterium DNA.
TCTATCTGGGCTTCGCTTTCGCCAACCGCGCCTGGCAGGTCTGGGTACTGTATACGATCTACGGCGCTTATTACGGGGCGACCGAAGGGGTGGGCAGGGCTCTGGTGGCCGACGTCGTCCAAGCCTCGGACAAGCGCGGCACGGCCTACGGCCTCTACAACGCCGCCATCGGCGTCAGCGCCCTGCCCGCCAGCTTCCTGGCCGGCCTGCTGTGGCAGAGCCTGGGCCCGGCCGCGCCGTTCCTGTTCGGGGCCGGCCTCTCGCTCCTCGCGGCCGGAGGCATGGCGATCTTCGTCCGCGAACGGCGGGCTTGAGCCGGCCGGACGCCGCCAGACCGTTATTTCCCATCGATGCGATAAGAATTCTTGACTTTATCCCGGCCGGGGATTATATTTTTTACGTGACCCGAAGGGAGGCGCTTCGGAAAATCAAATTCCTTTGGAGGTCATTATGAAAAGAGTCCTTCTCGTCACCGCTTTAGCGGTCGCCCTCGGCCTGTCGGCTCTGTCTCTCCCCGCCGCCACGCAGGGCCTCGACGACCCGATCGTCAAGGCGCTCCTCTCACTGCCCCATTACGGCGTCTTCGACAACCTGGCCTACGAGCTCAACGGAACAGACGTTATCCTGTCCGGCCAAGTCCTGCTGCCGATCACCAAGTCGGAAGCCGGCCGCCGAGTGGCCCGGATTGCGGGCCTCGGCAAAGTGACCAACAACATCGAGGTCCTGCCTCTGTCCAAGAACGACGACGCCATCCGTCTGCTCGCCTATCGGTCTCTATTCGGCACGTCCGATCTCTACAAATACTCGCTGGGCGCCAACCCTTCGATCCACATCATCGTCAAGGGCGGCCATATCACCCTGGAGGGGGTGGTCTCCTCCGAAACCGACGCCAAGACCGCGCTTCTGGCGATCCGCGGCGTTCCGGATTCGCTCTCCCAGACGAGCCACCTGACGGTAGCCAAGTAAGCCTCGGCCGGGCTGGCGCTTGACTCACGCCCTCCCCTAG
It encodes the following:
- a CDS encoding BON domain-containing protein; this translates as MKRVLLVTALAVALGLSALSLPAATQGLDDPIVKALLSLPHYGVFDNLAYELNGTDVILSGQVLLPITKSEAGRRVARIAGLGKVTNNIEVLPLSKNDDAIRLLAYRSLFGTSDLYKYSLGANPSIHIIVKGGHITLEGVVSSETDAKTALLAIRGVPDSLSQTSHLTVAK